Within Nitrosopumilus sp., the genomic segment TGAATCATCTCGTGGTGTTGCCGAAGCTGTTGGTGATTCACTAGTCTGACCAAATCCAATCTCTGCACTTACTGCAAATGTGTATTCTTTGTCCGTTGCTAAACCTGTTACAATAAATGATGTTGTTCCAGCATTTGTATTTCCTACAGAGTCATACACTCCTGGAATTACTTCACGTTTAATTTCATATCCACTTATTGGTTGACCAAACGTTTCAGATGGTGGCAGCCAAGAAAGTTTGATTTGACTTGGAGAAATTGCAGATGCTGTCAATGCTGTGGGTGTTGTTGTGTGTTGGGGTTTTGCTGAAACAAGAGATGTTGAATCACTAGTACCTACTGAGTTTATTGAATAAACACGATAATAGTAAGTGTCATCAGAATCTAACCCATTGTGGATAAAAGATGTTGATGTACTTTCAGAGTTTTCTATTGCTGTAATGTAATCTCCTGAACCGATTCTATATTCTATTTTGTAACCTGTAATATCTGGAATGTCACTATCCATCACCGGTTCTTTCCATGTAATTATAATCGAAGTTGGTGAGACTGGTTTTGCTTTAGGACTTTCAGGCCTGTCTGGAAGTGAAACACCAGATCCTGAATCTAGACTAAATACTTGAATTCTGTCATTATCTGAATCTGCAACAAACAACAAGTCATTGATTGTATCTAGTGCTATTCCCAATGGGGTATCAAAACTACCATTTGTCGTTCCTGCAGAGCCAAACTCCTCAACAAAACAAACACCATCTACCACTTCTTCTGTACTTGATGGACAGGTAGTGCCATCAACTATCTCGAAAATTTGAATTCTGTTGTTATCCGAATCTGCAACATAAAGCAAATCATTAGAAGAATCATATGCAAGTCCTGCAGGATCATTGAATTCTCCCTCATCTGTTCCAGAGGTTCCAAATTCTTTTACAAAACAAACACCATCAACTACTTCATCTGTTCCATTAGGACATGTAGTACCTGTAACTAATTCAAAGACTACAATTCTGTCATTGCCTGAATCTGACACATACAGCATCTGTTCTGAATTATCAATTATCATATATGTTGGATTTTGAAAATCATCATTTCCATCAAATGAATCAAACTCAAACATAAAATCACCATCATCATCAAAAACAGATATTGAATCTGTGTCAATGCTAGATACTAGAATTTCATTTGTTGACTCTTGTATTACTATACCTTTGGCAGAACCTAGGTATTCATCCACTCCGCTATCTGAAGAACCAAACTTTAATTGAAATTCACCATCATCATCAAAGACTTGAACTCTTTCATTGTTTGAATCTACAACAAAAAATTGTCCCAAAGCATCACGAGCTATTGCAAGTGGATTGTTAAACTGTCCATCCCCATCATCGTTTGCTCCATCTGCATTATCATTACAATCATTAATTGATGCAATATCACAAAATGTTCCATATTCAAAATCAAAATCACCATCGTCATCAAAAACACTAATTCTGTCATTATTGCTATCGACTACATAGATTTTGTTTGCATTAACATCTAAAATTACATCTGTTGGATCATTGAATTCATCATCATCTGTACCAGTTGTTCCAAACTTGAAGGAAAATTCTGGTTCTGCATGTGCCATTTGCAGTGACACAAAGCAAAGTGTGAGTAAGAAACCAAGTAAAATTTTATTTTTCAATTCTAATTATCTCCCTAGGTTCAAATTTAATAAATCAGATAATAAATTTCACTACCCATTTGATCAATTGAGATTTACTATTTCTGAAAGATTTTTTTAGATTTTGATGTATTTTCTTGTTTTGAAAATAATTATTGCTGGTGCAGCTACATACATTCCCAAATTCATCAAAATCACACCAATTCCGTATCCTACCACTTCTGATTCTGATTCAGCATATGACATTACAGATAAAGTTGATAGCATTGGCGTTATTCCAATCTTTACCATCTCTTTGAAGACTGGGCTTTGTCTTTCCAAATCTGCAATATGTGGAGAGAATGAATAGTATAGTGAGTTAAATCCGCTCATAAATGAGGCCCCTGATTGGGTGTTCATCAACTGGTTGTCTCTGATTTCACGTAACAGCTGTACTTGTGGTGCCATCTCTGAGCCGTATGCTGCAGTAGCTATCAGACAACCTCCGCCTTGAGGTTCATCTATAATTACACAGATTCCATCAACGAGATCAGTGCCAGGTCCACATTCACCAAACTCTTCTTCTACAATTTCTTCCTCGTCTAGTCCTACTGCTTCATAAATTGTAATGTCTGGATATGTTTTATCAAACCACTCTTTGTATGTGGTTTCTTTATTGTATCTATCAACATAGTATTGAGGATCTAGATTTGGATCAACAAATGGTGCTAATTCTTTTGGCTCTTCTAGTCCTACTGCTTGGTAAATTGATTCATACTCTGAAAAGTTATCATCAAACCATTTCTTGTATGTAGCTTCATTGTTGTATCTGTCAACATAGCTTTGCGGATCTTTTGTCTCATCAACAAATGATGCTGGTATTTGTAATGGCTCTTCTAGTCCTACTGCTTGGTAAATTGATTCATACTCTGAAAAGTTATCATCAAACCATTTCTTGTATGTAGCTTCATTGTTGTATCTGTCAACATAGCTTTGCGGATCTTTTGTCTCATCAACAAATGATGCAATTCCTAATTCTTCAGGTTCTGTAGTTGGTTCAGGTTCTTTAGGAGTTTCTTCAGGTTTTGTTGGTTCTTTTACTGGTTCTTCATATGCTTTTTTCACGGTGATTGAAATTGATTCTTTATCTTCTTGACTTCCATGTGTTACTATAATATCAAAATTGTAAATTACATCTTGAATGTTCCCTTGTGATTTTGATGGAGTCCAAACAAATTTTCCGGTACTTGAATCAATTGTAGCTCCTGTCGGTGCATTCTTTAAACTGAAAACTGGATTTTCAATTGAACTATCTGTAATAGTTGCTGTAAATGTAATTGTTTTTTCTACATCAACAGTTTTGTTCGGAATTGTATTTAATTGCAAAATTGCATCTGGAACTAGAAATACTCTGTCTCCGTCATATTCTAACTTGATTGTAAAGCCATCTGATTCTTGTTGTGAGTCTACAAACCCTGTTGCATTGTAAATTCCTGCACTCTTGAAAAAGTTAGATACTGGTCTTGGTATTACTGAAAATTCCCCTTCTGCTGGGGTTGGATCAGATAACATCCCTTCAAAGTTTCCATTACCATCGCGAATTATGACAAAAATAACCTCTGTGCCGTTTTGTGTTCCGATAAATTTCATGTTTTCCTCATCTGTGTAAAAGCTCTTTTCAAGAGTCATTGAAGTCACAATAGCATAAGCTGGAGTTAACATTAGGAAAAATAATGAAAATACTGCCAAGATTCCTATTTGCGTTCTCACAATTGTGATTTTGCTACTTTGGCTTTTAAAAAATACGACTAATTTGTTCTATAGATTTGAGAATAATATTTCACCCTTCTTACAAATCAAGTAAAAATTTCATGTAAACTCCTCCATTTTGCTTTATTTCCATATCGTAAAATGTGGGTGCCTTGATTTCGACTTTGAAATTATGCCTTTTGACATCTAGTGACTCCCCAAATGCTATTGCATTAATTTTGTATTCACCGTTTTGTATAATGTCAAATTCTACTCTCTTGATTGCAAAACCTTCTGTGATTAACAGAAACGGAATCTCTTCAAGCCAACTAAACAAGAGATAACGAAGATCTTTTCCACTAGCTGTAAACTCTTTGCGTTCTTTTTCTTCTACTTTGTCTTGATCTAATGTTAGATTGATTTCTGCATCTGCAGCTACTGCAAACGCTTCTTTGAGATCCTTTGCGGTCACTTCAATAATCGCATCAGTTGCATGATCTAAAAACTTGTAACTCAATTGAAAATTTGTAATCTTTCTGATTATTAATTTAGGTGGTATTACTCTGCTTTCTCATCTAGTTCTATTATTCCAAACATGTTACCTTCAGTATCTGTACACTGGGCAAACCATCCAACTTTAAGAATTGGCATTTTGGGGATTATCAAATGTCCTCCATTTTCTGTGATTTTCTTTACGTATTTGTCTAGTGATGGAACATTAATCGTATTTGTCATGCCCATTTGTCCTGGCATTCTTTTTGACATTCCGCCATCAATTCCTGGTTGCTCTTTTCCTGTCTTTGCCATCCAATAATCTATTGGACCATCCCATTTCTCAAACTTCCAATCAAAGACATTACTGTAGAATTTTTGTGCTCTTTTTGGGTTGTCTACTGGAATATCAAAATGAGATATTCTTGGCATATTGTTTTGATTAAATTCAATTATTTAAAAATGAGTATTCAGAATTTTAAAATTAGAATACGTAAAACCATTTTCATGAAAGCCACATTTTTTGATGGTAAAAAAATGAATTATGATGAAAACTATCCTGATCCAAAACCTGGTGAAGCATTAGTCAGAGTTAACTTGGCAGGAATTTGTGGTACTGATTTGGAAATTCTATCTGGATACATGGCGTATAATGGAGTGTTAGGTCATGAATTTGTAGGAACTGTGGAGAAATCTGCAAATTCTGAATTGATTGGAAAGAGAGTTGTTGGTGAGATTAATGCTGGATGTAACAAGTGTGATTATTGTAAAAAAGGAATGGATAGACATTGTCCTAACAGAACAGTTCTTGGAATCTTAAAACGAGATGGTGCATTTGCAGAATTTCTTTCATTGCCTGAAAAGAATCTACATGTAATTCCTGATTCTATAACTGATGAACAAGCAGTATTTGTTGAACCGCTAGCTGCTGCATTTGAAATCAAAGAACAAGTCTCATTACAACCGCAATGGAGTGTCGCTGTAGTTGGTGATGGAAGACTAGCTCAGTTAATTATTAGAGTTCTAAAATTTACATGTCCAAATATTACATGCTTTGGTAGACACAAGAGCAAGCTTGAGAGTTTGATAAATCTTGGAGTCAAAATAAAAATTGACATAGAACCATCTGATGAGCAATCATTTGATTTGGTAGTAGAAGCCACTGGAAGCAATTCTGGATTTGCAGATACAATGAAACTGATAAAGCCTCGAGGAACCGTTGTGTTAAAGTCTACTATTGCATCAAGAGAGAATCTTGATTTGACACCTACTGTAGTTAATGAGATAACTTTGGTTGGATCTCGTTGTGGACTGTTCAAACCCGCAATCGATGCACTTGCTACAGGGATGATATCAGTTGACTCTATGATTGACTCTACTTTTTCTTTGGAAAAGTTTTCAGAAGCAATAGAGCATGCAAAGAAGCCCGATACACTCAAGGTATTTCTCAGACCATAATGATTATACACAAAATATGCCTGTAAATTACACGTAAGGTAATTTAGTAGGATTCTGATCCCAGAAGCAAATGGAACCTTTTGACTCTTTTCTAGTTTGGATTGCCGAGTTTTTAGGAGATCATCTCTATGAGGGAATTTTCTTGGCAGCTTTGCTTGAAACTATAATTCCGCCAATTCCTACATTAGCAGTATTTCCAACTGCTGGTTTTTTGGCATCGCAGCAAGGAATTACAATCCTTGGATTAATTCCCATGATAATTCTTGGTGCAACTGGTGCAACCATTGGAACCTCTGCAATCTACCTGATTGCACTAAAGCTTGGACGTGTTGTCTTGTTACGATATCTGAGATTTGTTAAAGTCAATGAAAAAAAACTGGAGCGAGTTGAAATTTGGTTTGAAAAATATGGAGACAAGGCAGTATTTTTGGGACGAATGGTTCCGGTAATGAGAGAAATGATTTCTATTCCAGCCGGATTGCTCAAAATGAGAATTCCAAAATTTGTATTATACACATTTGCAGGATCTTGTATTTGGTCTACTGCAACAATTTTGTCTGGATATTATTTTGGCGAGGCAATAGGATTTACCACTAACGAAATTACACAGTTGCCTTAAATATGAAAAATGCACAATTAACCATAACATCCTATTTTGTTTGGTGGATGATGACAGGAATTCTTCAATACTCCCCTAGTAGATGAAGAATTTCTGTTTTTTCTAAAAACTGCCTAATGTTTTTTGCTTTTTTTCTTCCCAAATCAATTCTTTCATCCCAAACTGCATTCTCAAAGAATTTGCAGTTGCAGGACCAAATCCTTCAAAATGATTGTTTGCCATTATCATTGCTAATGGCACATTCTGAATTTCTTTCAATCTTTTTGCCCAACTAGAAATCAATTCTGATCTGTCATTTAAAATTCTACCAAAATCTGAATCTGGAATGGAACGGTTTCCAATCAATCTAATGTATAGATAGTCTGATGTGATTGGCATTGGATTCTTTACACCTACAACCTCATTCCATACAAGGCAATGTTTGTTTTGTTTCAGATATGAAACTGCATCTTCAGAAAACCATGATTCATGTCTTCCTTCAATAGGATAAACAAAGTCATTAGGTAACATATCAAACAATTCCCCTAATCTTGGTTTTGCTTCTTCAAATGAAAGAGATGGTGGCAATTGTAAAACAAGTGCTGATACTTTATCATGAATTGGAGTAAGTGATGTTAAAAATGAAAATACTTCTGAATTTACATTCTCCAACCTCTTTTCATGTGTTATGATTAATGGAAATTTTGCTGTAAATCTAAAATGCCTTGGAGTATCTGCATTCCAACGTCTAACAATTTCTTGAGCTGGAATTTTATAAAATGTAGAATTGATTTCTGTGATCTCAAATAACTGGGAATAATATTTTAGCCATTGGGAACTTTTCAAATTCTTGGGATAAAATGTTCCAGACCATCCTTGATAACTCCATCCAGTACATCCAATTTTGATATTCACTGTTTGGTTTGAGTTGACTCTGTTTTAAATTTGAAAGCTGACTAATGCGGAATAACCTTTACACAGCCCTGCCGTATGCTCAGACCGGTAAACAATCACCATGATTCAGACAATAGGAAATTGTGTCAGCTTTCAATATTCAATATGCATTTATGAAATAAAAACACGATCCTTTATTCCACATCGTGCTAAATCATCAAAAACAAAAATAATTGGAAAATTAAAAAACAAAATAGGAACGAGGTGTTTTTGGAAAACTAGGCTTTTACCACTCTAGGATCCTTTGACCCTTTTTCCAGTCTTCCTTTTTACTATCTGCCTGCTTCCTCAAAGTTTCTCCTCTGAATTTCAGCGGGTATGATAGACCTCGTCATTTACAGTAATGCAAAATGAAATTTAAAGGATCTGTAAATATTTCTTTAAATTCATTAAGATTTAAAACTAAAACTATACAAATTTACACAATATTGAGGATCTACTTTATTATTTAATTTCACAGATTCATAATGAAGACAGAAAGTATCCGTACGCAATAACGTATTGTCGTGTTACATGTCAATGCATACCGTGCTTGGTTTGTAAAGGATCCCGCAGAAAATTTCTGTCTTCTAATTTGTTATTTTGTTAATTTCTTTGCTTTTGCAAACACAGCAGACCACTGATCCCAGGTTAATCTTCCTGTTTGAGTATTTTGTTTTGATGGATGGTATGATGTTAATATTTGAAATCCGTCATAAGTAAACAATTTGTTATGTCCAAACTTTTCTGATTTCACATTGTACAACTTACATGTTGCATCATATGCAATTTTTCCAAGACACAAAATCACTGTAATGTTTTTTAGGATTTCTTTTTCTTGTTCTAGATATCCAAAACAAGCATTCATCTCTTCTTTAGTCGGTTTGTTTTGAGGAGGTGCACATCTTACTGCTGCAGTGATGTATGCATTGTATAATATCAAACCATCATCTGCAGTTTGACTGGTTGGAATTGATGCAAAACCATGTTTGTACATTGCTTTTGCTAACCAATCTCCTGATGAATCCCCTGTAAACATTCTTCCTGTTCTGTTTCCTCCATGAGCTGCTGGTGCTAGTCCAACAATTAGTAATTTGGCTTTAATATCTCCAAAACCTGATAATGGTTTACCATAGTATTTTTCTTCCTTGAATCGTCTTACTTTGTTTTTTGCAACATCTCTAATGTACACTGATAGTCTTGGACATTTTTTGCATCTTGCAATCTTTTTGTTTAGTGTTGTAATTGATTTCATATTCAAATTAGTTTTTTCAAAACATTCAATGCAACACTGTGTTTTTCTGGAGTAATCCACAGTCTCCTGTAAATTTTGTAATCTGTTTCTAAAACTATAGCTTTTGATTTTGCAGGCCTTGTTGCATCAAAATGGAACCAGTCTCTAAAGTTATTTGATCCTGATATTCTTAATTTGCCTGAGAATAGTCCCATCTTCTTTTCAGAAACTTTTTTGATATGATATAACATTACCTCTTTTTTACCCCATGGAAGCATCCATGATTTGAAAACCAATCTATCTGGATAAATTGAAAGATGTTTGTCTGTGTATAGAGTTACCATATTTCTCACGATTTCAAATAATTATGAAAACCTGTCGGTAAAGACCACCTTGTCCAATGAAAGCTGTCCTCCTCGGGGCATTGGAGGTTGAATTTGCTTGCCTATTACCATCATCATCGAAATGATGTGATTATCTGGCAGATTGATGATTTTAGCCACTTTTTCAGGCTCAAAACCTATCATTGGATTAGAATCATATCCCATTGCTTTTCCTGTGAGCATGATTGTTTGAGCTGCAATTCCACAAGACCTCATTGCCTCATCTCTTTGCAACTGATCATTTCCCTCGTAAAATGGACCCATTGCAGATACCAAAAAGTCTTGAGCCTCTTTGGGCACATTCTTCCAATATTGTATGGGATTTTCTTTCCATGCTTTCAAGTCAGCACAAATTACTATGAGCAATGATGCATCAGTTACCTGAACTTGATCCCATGAAGCTGCACGAATTTGTTTTCTAATTTCTGGATCTTTTACTAAAACAAATCTCCAGTTTTGCATATTAAATGATGTTGGTGATAAAACAGCCAGTGACATTATTTTTTCTATTTCATCATTTGTAAGTTTATGATTAGGATCGTAGTGTTTTACAGAACGTCTTTTCTTGATGGCATCAAACGTCTCCATTTCTTTTTTAATTTAATCTTTGTATTTATTGTTTGTACTTAAATCATTTCTGAATTAATTCAGTGATTCATTTTCAATAAAACATGATTCTATATTGCCACAGCTATTCTCATAATGCATTACAATTCCATGCTCTAGTTTTGTTGATCCGATATATTTCATAATTTACCTCATAATTTTTCTACTTAACAAAATGTGTGTTCAAAAACTACATCTGTTCTGGATCCCTGTCAAGATTGATTCCGATGGATTCGGCCCACTCTGATAGTTGTTCTACAAATTCATTGTCTTCTTGTGTAAACATGATACTATGACAAGAAATTCTATAAAAGAAATTACTATACACTTATCTTTTGTTCAGAAAAAAATTTGGGAACAGAGAACTAGAAGAATTAAATGTATTGTACTCTGAATTTAGTTCCCATGGGGAAGACTAGAGAT encodes:
- a CDS encoding fibronectin type III domain-containing protein; translated protein: MKNKILLGFLLTLCFVSLQMAHAEPEFSFKFGTTGTDDDEFNDPTDVILDVNANKIYVVDSNNDRISVFDDDGDFDFEYGTFCDIASINDCNDNADGANDDGDGQFNNPLAIARDALGQFFVVDSNNERVQVFDDDGEFQLKFGSSDSGVDEYLGSAKGIVIQESTNEILVSSIDTDSISVFDDDGDFMFEFDSFDGNDDFQNPTYMIIDNSEQMLYVSDSGNDRIVVFELVTGTTCPNGTDEVVDGVCFVKEFGTSGTDEGEFNDPAGLAYDSSNDLLYVADSDNNRIQIFEIVDGTTCPSSTEEVVDGVCFVEEFGSAGTTNGSFDTPLGIALDTINDLLFVADSDNDRIQVFSLDSGSGVSLPDRPESPKAKPVSPTSIIITWKEPVMDSDIPDITGYKIEYRIGSGDYITAIENSESTSTSFIHNGLDSDDTYYYRVYSINSVGTSDSTSLVSAKPQHTTTPTALTASAISPSQIKLSWLPPSETFGQPISGYEIKREVIPGVYDSVGNTNAGTTSFIVTGLATDKEYTFAVSAEIGFGQTSESPTASATPRDDSTDTTEDPITSTAVDVSVPSPPIKLTATIVSSSQVNLAWSAPVEDGNSPIIGYKIEVKKDGGSYTTLVADSESTTRTYSHKNLSINSMYTYRVSAINDVGTSDPSNEFTATPKSTNIQISPLGKLTIDEGKLLLFTVKLTDNSVKDAVFSLANSPPGGAKIISNTGVFSWTPSSSDGGKTYTFDVVAKKDGLSDSEALSITVNDVFDSKPTTEPEEPEPTTEPEELGIASFVDETKDPQSYVDRYNNEATYKKWFDDNFSEYESIYQAVGLEEPLQIPASFVDETKDPQSYVDRYNNEATYKKWFDDNFSEYESIYQAVGLEEPKPVEKKFGICGPGTKLIEGVCTIVQKPVVKPWWQFW
- a CDS encoding Ig domain-containing protein, which produces MRTQIGILAVFSLFFLMLTPAYAIVTSMTLEKSFYTDEENMKFIGTQNGTEVIFVIIRDGNGNFEGMLSDPTPAEGEFSVIPRPVSNFFKSAGIYNATGFVDSQQESDGFTIKLEYDGDRVFLVPDAILQLNTIPNKTVDVEKTITFTATITDSSIENPVFSLKNAPTGATIDSSTGKFVWTPSKSQGNIQDVIYNFDIIVTHGSQEDKESISITVKKAYEEPVKEPTKPEETPKEPEPTTEPEELGIASFVDETKDPQSYVDRYNNEATYKKWFDDNFSEYESIYQAVGLEEPLQIPASFVDETKDPQSYVDRYNNEATYKKWFDDNFSEYESIYQAVGLEEPKELAPFVDPNLDPQYYVDRYNKETTYKEWFDKTYPDITIYEAVGLDEEEIVEEEFGECGPGTDLVDGICVIIDEPQGGGCLIATAAYGSEMAPQVQLLREIRDNQLMNTQSGASFMSGFNSLYYSFSPHIADLERQSPVFKEMVKIGITPMLSTLSVMSYAESESEVVGYGIGVILMNLGMYVAAPAIIIFKTRKYIKI
- a CDS encoding archease — encoded protein: MSYKFLDHATDAIIEVTAKDLKEAFAVAADAEINLTLDQDKVEEKERKEFTASGKDLRYLLFSWLEEIPFLLITEGFAIKRVEFDIIQNGEYKINAIAFGESLDVKRHNFKVEIKAPTFYDMEIKQNGGVYMKFLLDL
- a CDS encoding VOC family protein is translated as MPRISHFDIPVDNPKRAQKFYSNVFDWKFEKWDGPIDYWMAKTGKEQPGIDGGMSKRMPGQMGMTNTINVPSLDKYVKKITENGGHLIIPKMPILKVGWFAQCTDTEGNMFGIIELDEKAE
- a CDS encoding alcohol dehydrogenase catalytic domain-containing protein, which produces MKATFFDGKKMNYDENYPDPKPGEALVRVNLAGICGTDLEILSGYMAYNGVLGHEFVGTVEKSANSELIGKRVVGEINAGCNKCDYCKKGMDRHCPNRTVLGILKRDGAFAEFLSLPEKNLHVIPDSITDEQAVFVEPLAAAFEIKEQVSLQPQWSVAVVGDGRLAQLIIRVLKFTCPNITCFGRHKSKLESLINLGVKIKIDIEPSDEQSFDLVVEATGSNSGFADTMKLIKPRGTVVLKSTIASRENLDLTPTVVNEITLVGSRCGLFKPAIDALATGMISVDSMIDSTFSLEKFSEAIEHAKKPDTLKVFLRP
- a CDS encoding DedA family protein, giving the protein MEPFDSFLVWIAEFLGDHLYEGIFLAALLETIIPPIPTLAVFPTAGFLASQQGITILGLIPMIILGATGATIGTSAIYLIALKLGRVVLLRYLRFVKVNEKKLERVEIWFEKYGDKAVFLGRMVPVMREMISIPAGLLKMRIPKFVLYTFAGSCIWSTATILSGYYFGEAIGFTTNEITQLP
- a CDS encoding DUF72 domain-containing protein — protein: MNIKIGCTGWSYQGWSGTFYPKNLKSSQWLKYYSQLFEITEINSTFYKIPAQEIVRRWNADTPRHFRFTAKFPLIITHEKRLENVNSEVFSFLTSLTPIHDKVSALVLQLPPSLSFEEAKPRLGELFDMLPNDFVYPIEGRHESWFSEDAVSYLKQNKHCLVWNEVVGVKNPMPITSDYLYIRLIGNRSIPDSDFGRILNDRSELISSWAKRLKEIQNVPLAMIMANNHFEGFGPATANSLRMQFGMKELIWEEKKQKTLGSF
- a CDS encoding uracil-DNA glycosylase; translated protein: MKSITTLNKKIARCKKCPRLSVYIRDVAKNKVRRFKEEKYYGKPLSGFGDIKAKLLIVGLAPAAHGGNRTGRMFTGDSSGDWLAKAMYKHGFASIPTSQTADDGLILYNAYITAAVRCAPPQNKPTKEEMNACFGYLEQEKEILKNITVILCLGKIAYDATCKLYNVKSEKFGHNKLFTYDGFQILTSYHPSKQNTQTGRLTWDQWSAVFAKAKKLTK
- a CDS encoding nitroreductase family protein, coding for METFDAIKKRRSVKHYDPNHKLTNDEIEKIMSLAVLSPTSFNMQNWRFVLVKDPEIRKQIRAASWDQVQVTDASLLIVICADLKAWKENPIQYWKNVPKEAQDFLVSAMGPFYEGNDQLQRDEAMRSCGIAAQTIMLTGKAMGYDSNPMIGFEPEKVAKIINLPDNHIISMMMVIGKQIQPPMPRGGQLSLDKVVFTDRFS